From Juglans regia cultivar Chandler chromosome 8, Walnut 2.0, whole genome shotgun sequence, the proteins below share one genomic window:
- the LOC109005272 gene encoding probable protein phosphatase 2C 34, with the protein MGHLSYMFNGLTRSFSFRKGRKSEDRTGREAAEEMAKEAKKNDLILRTSGFVNIDGSNNFASVFSKRGQKGVNQDCCIVWEDFGCQEDMVFCGIFDGHGPWGHFVAKMVRESMPPSLLCNWQETLAQTSLDPECDLESDKKHNWFNIWKHSYLKTCAAIDQELEKHRKIDSFYSGTTALTIVRQGELIVISNVGDSRAVLATTSDDGSLVPVQLTVDLKPNLPHEAERIHQCQGRVFCLHDEPGVHRVWLPDEESPGLAMSRAFGDYCVKGFGLISVPEVTQRNITSRDQFVVLATDGVWDVVSNQEAVEIISSTPDRVKSAKRLVEFAVHGWKSKRRGIAMDDISAICLFFHSSPFSPALQVHPCTALK; encoded by the exons ATGGGGCATTTATCCTACATGTTCAATGGGCTCACGAGGTCATTTTCATTCAGAAAGGGGAGGAAGTCTGAAGACCGCACTGGAAGAGAAGCCGCAGAAGAGATGGCAAAGGAGGCAAAGAAGAATGACTTGATTTTACGCACTTCTGGCTTCGTGAATATTGATGGTTCGAATAACTTTGCCTCAGTTTTCTCAAAAAGAGGCCAGAAGGGAGTGAACCAGGATTGCTGCATTGTGTGGGAG GACTTTGGATGCCAAGAGGACATGGTCTTTTGTGGGATTTTTGATGGGCATGGCCCTTGGGGCCATTTTGTGGCAAAAATGGTCAGAGAATCGATGCCACCATCTCTTCTATGCAATTGGCAGGAGACACTAGCTCAAACTTCTCTTGACCCAGAATGTGACTTGGAATCTGATAAAAAGCATAATTGGTTCAATATATGGAAGCATTCCTACCTAAAGACTTGTGCGGCCATTGATCAGGAACTTGAGAAACATCgaaaaatagattcattctACAGTGGAACAACTGCACTCACAATTGTTCGACAG GGTGAACTCATTGTTATTTCAAACGTTGGCGACTCCCGAGCTGTGTTGGCTACCACTTCAGATGATGGAAGCTTGGTACCAGTTCAGCTTACCGTCGACTTGAAGCCCAATCTACCTC ACGAGGCTGAGAGGATACATCAGTGTCAAGGGCGAGTCTTCTGTTTGCATGATGAGCCAGGGGTGCATAGAGTCTGGCTGCCAGATGAGGAATCACCAGGACTGGCAATGTCTAGAGCCTTTGGGGATTACTGTGTAAAGGGCTTTGGACTAATTTCTGTGCCGGAAGTGACACAGAGGAATATAACCAGCCGAGACCAATTTGTCGTGCTGGCCACTGATGGG GTATGGGATGTTGTCTCCAATCAAGAAGCTGTAGAAATTATATCTTCGACACCAGACAGGGTGAAGTCAGCCAAACGTCTTGTCGAGTTTGCTGTACATGGATGGAAGAGCAAGAGGCGCGGCATTGCAATGGATGACATTTCTGCTATTTGTCTCTTTTTTCACTCATCTCCTTTTTCTCCAGCTCTGCAAGTGCATCCTTGTACTGCGCTGAAATGA
- the LOC108985402 gene encoding probable protein phosphatase 2C 34 isoform X1, which produces MGHLSYVFNGLTRSFSFRKGRKSEDRTGREAAEEMAKEAKKNDLILRTSGFVNIDGSNNFASVFSKRGQKGVNQDCCIVWEDFGCQEDMVFCGIFDGHGPWGHFVAKMVRESMPPSLLCNWQETLAQTSLDPECDLESDKKHNRFNIWKHSYLKTCAAIDQELEKHRKIDSFYSGTTALTIVRQGELIVISNVGDSRAVLATTSGDGSLVPVQLTVDFKPNLPHEAERIHQCQGRVFCLHDEPGVHRVWLPDEESPGLAMSRAFGDYCVKGFGLISVPEVTQRNITSRDQFVVLATDGVWDVVSNQEAVEIVSSTPDRAKSAKRLVEFAVHGWKSKRRGIAMDDISAICLFFHSSPFSPALQVHPCTTLK; this is translated from the exons ATGGGGCATTTATCTTACGTGTTCAATGGGCTCACGAGGTCATTTTCATTCAGAAAGGGGAGGAAGTCAGAAGACCGCACTGGAAGAGAAGCCGCAGAAGAGATGGCAAAGGAGGCAAAGAAGAATGACTTGATTTTACGCACTTCTGGCTTCGTGAATATTGATGGTTCGAATAACTTTGCCTCAGTTTTCTCAAAAAGAGGCCAGAAGGGAGTGAACCAGGATTGCTGCATTGTGTGGGAG GACTTTGGATGCCAAGAGGACATGGTCTTTTGTGGGATTTTTGATGGGCATGGCCCTTGGGGCCATTTTGTGGCAAAAATGGTCAGAGAATCGATGCCACCATCTCTTCTATGCAATTGGCAGGAGACACTAGCTCAAACTTCTCTTGACCCAGAATGTGACTTGGAATCTGATAAAAAGCATAATCGGTTCAATATATGGAAGCATTCCTACCTTAAGACTTGTGCGGCCATTGATCAGGAACTTGAGAAACATCgaaaaatagattcattctACAGTGGAACAACTGCACTCACGATTGTTCGACAG GGTGAACTCATTGTTATTTCAAACGTTGGCGACTCCCGAGCTGTGTTGGCTACCACTTCAGGTGATGGAAGCTTGGTACCAGTTCAGCTTACCGTCGACTTCAAGCCTAATCTACCTC ACGAGGCTGAGAGGATACATCAGTGTCAAGGGCGAGTCTTCTGTTTGCATGATGAGCCAGGGGTGCATAGAGTCTGGCTGCCAGATGAGGAATCACCAGGACTGGCAATGTCTAGAGCCTTTGGGGATTACTGTGTAAAGGGCTTTGGACTAATTTCTGTGCCGGAAGTGACACAGAGGAATATAACCAGCAGAGACCAATTTGTCGTGCTGGCCACTGATGGG GTATGGGATGTTGTCTCCAATCAAGAAGCTGTAGAAATTGTATCTTCGACACCAGACAGGGCGAAGTCAGCCAAACGTCTTGTCGAGTTTGCTGTACATGGATGGAAGAGCAAGAGGCGCGGCATTGCAATGGATGACATTTCTGCTATTTGTCTCTTTTTTCACTCTTCTCCTTTTTCTCCAGCTCTGCAAGTGCATCCTTGTACTACGCTGAAATGA
- the LOC108985402 gene encoding probable protein phosphatase 2C 73 isoform X2, protein MGHLSYVFNGLTRSFSFRKGRKSEDRTGREAAEEMAKEAKKNDLILRTSGFVNIDGSNNFASVFSKRGQKGVNQDCCIVWEDFGCQEDMVFCGIFDGHGPWGHFVAKMVRESMPPSLLCNWQETLAQTSLDPECDLESDKKHNRFNIWKHSYLKTCAAIDQELEKHRKIDSFYSGTTALTIVRQGELIVISNVGDSRAVLATTSDEAERIHQCQGRVFCLHDEPGVHRVWLPDEESPGLAMSRAFGDYCVKGFGLISVPEVTQRNITSRDQFVVLATDGVWDVVSNQEAVEIVSSTPDRAKSAKRLVEFAVHGWKSKRRGIAMDDISAICLFFHSSPFSPALQVHPCTTLK, encoded by the exons ATGGGGCATTTATCTTACGTGTTCAATGGGCTCACGAGGTCATTTTCATTCAGAAAGGGGAGGAAGTCAGAAGACCGCACTGGAAGAGAAGCCGCAGAAGAGATGGCAAAGGAGGCAAAGAAGAATGACTTGATTTTACGCACTTCTGGCTTCGTGAATATTGATGGTTCGAATAACTTTGCCTCAGTTTTCTCAAAAAGAGGCCAGAAGGGAGTGAACCAGGATTGCTGCATTGTGTGGGAG GACTTTGGATGCCAAGAGGACATGGTCTTTTGTGGGATTTTTGATGGGCATGGCCCTTGGGGCCATTTTGTGGCAAAAATGGTCAGAGAATCGATGCCACCATCTCTTCTATGCAATTGGCAGGAGACACTAGCTCAAACTTCTCTTGACCCAGAATGTGACTTGGAATCTGATAAAAAGCATAATCGGTTCAATATATGGAAGCATTCCTACCTTAAGACTTGTGCGGCCATTGATCAGGAACTTGAGAAACATCgaaaaatagattcattctACAGTGGAACAACTGCACTCACGATTGTTCGACAG GGTGAACTCATTGTTATTTCAAACGTTGGCGACTCCCGAGCTGTGTTGGCTACCACTTCAG ACGAGGCTGAGAGGATACATCAGTGTCAAGGGCGAGTCTTCTGTTTGCATGATGAGCCAGGGGTGCATAGAGTCTGGCTGCCAGATGAGGAATCACCAGGACTGGCAATGTCTAGAGCCTTTGGGGATTACTGTGTAAAGGGCTTTGGACTAATTTCTGTGCCGGAAGTGACACAGAGGAATATAACCAGCAGAGACCAATTTGTCGTGCTGGCCACTGATGGG GTATGGGATGTTGTCTCCAATCAAGAAGCTGTAGAAATTGTATCTTCGACACCAGACAGGGCGAAGTCAGCCAAACGTCTTGTCGAGTTTGCTGTACATGGATGGAAGAGCAAGAGGCGCGGCATTGCAATGGATGACATTTCTGCTATTTGTCTCTTTTTTCACTCTTCTCCTTTTTCTCCAGCTCTGCAAGTGCATCCTTGTACTACGCTGAAATGA
- the LOC108985399 gene encoding CST complex subunit TEN1 isoform X2: protein MASSAIKSGTLVSLQDIYPSSPFFKQGASLRVTGKLQEYSVETAVAIVIDGNANLKINTQHLRDLSFRVGSFYQFIGELLIQPDNEAILQARVGRNVDGIDLNLYHQSLQLLRQFQADHLSTT from the exons ATGGCATCATCTGCAATAAAATCAGGCACATTAGTGTCACTACAAGATATTTATCCGTCTTCTCCCTTCTTCAAGCAAGGGGCATCACTTAGAGTTACTGGAAA GCTACAAGAGTATTCTGTTGAGACAGCTGTTGCTATAGTTATTGATGGAAATGCCAACCTGAAGATCAACACTCAGCACCTAAGGGACCTGAGCTTTCGAGTGGGTTCCTTCTACCAATTCATTGGTGAACTCCTTATCCAGCCTGATAATGAG GCTATATTGCAAGCACGTGTGGGTAGAAATGTAGATGGCATTGATCTAAATCTCTATCATCAGTCTCTACAGCTGCTAAGACAGTTTCAAGCTGATCACTTGAGTACGACCTAA
- the LOC108985399 gene encoding CST complex subunit TEN1 isoform X1, translated as MASSAIKSGTLVSLQDIYPSSPFFKQGASLRVTGKLQEYSVETAVAIVIDGNANLKINTQHLRDLSFRVGSFYQFIGELLIQPDNELAVSFQAILQARVGRNVDGIDLNLYHQSLQLLRQFQADHLSTT; from the exons ATGGCATCATCTGCAATAAAATCAGGCACATTAGTGTCACTACAAGATATTTATCCGTCTTCTCCCTTCTTCAAGCAAGGGGCATCACTTAGAGTTACTGGAAA GCTACAAGAGTATTCTGTTGAGACAGCTGTTGCTATAGTTATTGATGGAAATGCCAACCTGAAGATCAACACTCAGCACCTAAGGGACCTGAGCTTTCGAGTGGGTTCCTTCTACCAATTCATTGGTGAACTCCTTATCCAGCCTGATAATGAG CTGGCTGTTTCATTTCAGGCTATATTGCAAGCACGTGTGGGTAGAAATGTAGATGGCATTGATCTAAATCTCTATCATCAGTCTCTACAGCTGCTAAGACAGTTTCAAGCTGATCACTTGAGTACGACCTAA